The genomic window TCGGGGAGGTAGTCACAGAGGCCGAGCGCGGGGCCGCCGACGCCGGCACCGATGTCGAGGACCCGGAGATTGCGGCCCAGCAGCCCCCGGTCCGCGAGGTCGTCTAACGCGTACTGGATCGCCGCGTAGTAACCCGGCAGGTGATAGATCGCGTAGCCGGCCGCGACGTCCTCGTCGTACTCGACCGGCCGGCCGTCGAGGTAGTCGGCCTTGAACCGGCGGATCGTCGACCGGAGCAGGTCCCCGGAGACGCCCTCCTCCCAGTCGGGGCCGTAGCGCTCGACGAGCAGGTCCTCGAGCCGACGCTCGTACTCGGCGGGGAACCGCTCGACCGGCCCGCGCCGCGGGGAGACGGGTTCGTCGTCGACGGGGACGAACGTGCCATCGTCTCGCTCGATCAACCCCAGCAGCGCGGCGTCCTCGCGGAGGTGCTGCCGGACGACCGCCGGGTGCGGAGTCCCCTCGACGTACTCGCAGATCTCCTCGGGATCGATCGGCCGGACGTTGCGCAGATACTTCGCGTTCGATCGGATCGCCTCTCGTTGCTCACTCACGTTGGTTCACCCCCGGTATCGCGCCGCTCGTCGCTCCCCGCTCCGTCGCCGTGCCAGTTCGCTGCCGCCTCCCGGTACAGCGCCTCGAGGTCGTCGGCGTCGGCGGCCGCGATCTCGCTCGCGGCGTCGGCGACCGCGTCCGCGCCGTCGAAGGTCGCCTGAATGTCGGCGTAAACTCGCGGCGTGCCCGCGGTCACCTGTTCAGCGAGCCGTTCCAACCCTTCGTAGATCGGGGTCTCGAACCCGTCCGGGACCGACTCCGCCGCCAGCGCGAAGGACAGAACCGCGGCGTGGGTCGCCGCTTGGACCGTCTCCATCGCCTCGTCGTGTTCCGTCACCGTCGTCTCGAGCAACTCGTTGCCCCGCTCAGCGAGCGCGGCGAGCAGGTCGTCGGTCACCGGCCCCGCCCGGTCCCGGACGACGGCGATCGAGCCGGGTGCCCGCTCGGGCGCGAAAAGCGGGTGGAGGCTCACTCGCTCGCGGTCCGGTGCGGCCTGCTCCATGGCCGCGATCGCGGGCTCCATCACGCCCGAGACATCGACGATCGCCCGCTCGGCTCGGTCGGCCTGCGCGGCGATCGCATCGCGTACGTGTGTCATCGGCACGGCGAGACAGACGACGTCGTACGTCGTCTCGCCCTCGAGGTCGGCGACGTCGCCCTCGGCCCGCTCGGCCGCGGCTATCGCCGCGTCCCGGTCGACATCGGCGAACGCGACCCGGGCATCGATCGCGTCCCCGAACCACGTCCCCATCGACCCCGCGCCGACGATCAGTACGTCCATCGCCCGCTCTTACCCGCCGGCGTCGCAAAAGCCGTTCGATCCGACGGCTCGCGAGACCGTCACTGCGGTCGAACGGTCACGGCGGCGGCTCGCGTTCGGATCCCGAACCGGCGACTCAGTGACCGTGATCGCTGCCGCCGCTGTGGTCGTGATCGTGACCGCCCCCGTCGCCGTGGCCGTCGCCACTCTGCCCGTCCGGCCCCGCCTCGAGCACCTCGCGTACCTGTTCGTTGTACCGCTCGAGTCCCTCGACGGCGGCGTCGGGGCGGTCGTCGGCCGGCGGTTCCAGCCCGGGTTGGCCCTCGGGGTCCGGCCAGCCGACGACGACGGTGCCGACCATGCCGTCCCGTTCGTGGGGCGCACAGACGTAGTCGTAGACGCCCTCGATATCGAACGTCCGCGTGAACGTATCGCCGTCATCGCTCAGGTGATCGCTCGCCCACGGCTCGGCCTCGTCGGGGATGCGCTGCTGGCCGTTGTACACGTCCGGATGGTACGCGGTGGTGTCGTGGGATCCGCGTTTCAACACCCACTCGACGGTGCCACCCGGTTCGACGTGAACGACGTGCGGGACGAAGTGCTTGCCCGCGTCGTTCGTGGTCATCTCGACCGTGATTTCGGACACTGGCTGCCCGATTTCGTGATCGGTGTCGTGGTCGTGCTCGTGAGTGTCGTCTCCGTCGTCGCTCTCGTTGCCCACGTCGGGAGTCTCGTCTCCGGGGTCGTCCTCGTTCTCCTCGGCGGTATCGTCGCTCCCGCCGAGACAGCCCGCGAGGCCGACTGCGAGACCGCTACCGCCGGACGCCAGTAGTCGCCGCCGCGTCGGATTCGAGGTGTCCATTTTCTCGTGATGATCACGTTCCCGAAGAAAAGCGTTCGCGACTGTCACAGTTCCTGAACCGTTCCGGCGATCGCTATCGGCACAACCGGCAATCGACGTGTTCCGTGCCCGGATTCTTACAGGACCGTGCCCGAGACACACCCATGACCCGAATCGGAATCGTCGGCGCAG from Natrinema versiforme includes these protein-coding regions:
- a CDS encoding prephenate dehydrogenase/arogenate dehydrogenase family protein, which codes for MDVLIVGAGSMGTWFGDAIDARVAFADVDRDAAIAAAERAEGDVADLEGETTYDVVCLAVPMTHVRDAIAAQADRAERAIVDVSGVMEPAIAAMEQAAPDRERVSLHPLFAPERAPGSIAVVRDRAGPVTDDLLAALAERGNELLETTVTEHDEAMETVQAATHAAVLSFALAAESVPDGFETPIYEGLERLAEQVTAGTPRVYADIQATFDGADAVADAASEIAAADADDLEALYREAAANWHGDGAGSDERRDTGGEPT
- a CDS encoding plastocyanin/azurin family copper-binding protein, which translates into the protein MDTSNPTRRRLLASGGSGLAVGLAGCLGGSDDTAEENEDDPGDETPDVGNESDDGDDTHEHDHDTDHEIGQPVSEITVEMTTNDAGKHFVPHVVHVEPGGTVEWVLKRGSHDTTAYHPDVYNGQQRIPDEAEPWASDHLSDDGDTFTRTFDIEGVYDYVCAPHERDGMVGTVVVGWPDPEGQPGLEPPADDRPDAAVEGLERYNEQVREVLEAGPDGQSGDGHGDGGGHDHDHSGGSDHGH